A single window of Thalassomonas viridans DNA harbors:
- the hemE gene encoding uroporphyrinogen decarboxylase, which yields MTELKNDSYLRALLRQPVDYTPIWMMRQAGRYLPEYREVRGQAGDFMSLCRNAELACEVTLQPLRRFELDAAILFSDILTIPDAMGLGLYFETGEGPKFERPITCKADVDKIAVPDPEDELGYVMNAVRTIRRELKGQVPLIGFSGSPWTLATYMVEGGSSKAFTKIKKMMFAEPQVLHALLDKLADSVITYLNAQIAAGAQSVMVFDTWGGVLSPRDYKDFSLQYMAKIVDGLTRFNDGRQVPVTLFTKNGGMWLEDIAATGCDAVGLDWTIDIENAKARVGDKVSLQGNMDPSMLYAPKERIEQEVAKILAGFGEGGTGHVFNLGHGIHPDVNPDHAGHFIDAVHKLSKPYHK from the coding sequence ATGACTGAATTAAAAAACGACAGTTATTTACGTGCATTATTACGTCAACCTGTTGATTACACACCAATATGGATGATGCGTCAGGCAGGGCGTTATCTCCCTGAATATCGTGAAGTGCGTGGTCAGGCGGGCGACTTTATGTCTTTATGCCGCAATGCCGAACTTGCCTGTGAAGTTACGCTGCAACCTTTACGTCGTTTTGAACTTGATGCCGCTATTTTATTCAGTGATATTTTAACTATCCCGGATGCCATGGGCTTAGGTTTGTATTTCGAAACCGGCGAAGGCCCGAAATTTGAACGTCCGATTACCTGTAAAGCGGATGTAGACAAAATTGCTGTCCCGGATCCGGAAGATGAGCTGGGTTATGTGATGAATGCGGTACGTACCATACGCCGCGAACTAAAAGGCCAGGTGCCGTTAATCGGTTTCTCCGGCAGCCCCTGGACCCTGGCGACCTATATGGTGGAAGGCGGCAGCAGCAAAGCCTTTACCAAGATCAAGAAAATGATGTTTGCCGAGCCGCAGGTGTTACATGCCTTGCTGGATAAGCTGGCGGACTCAGTGATCACTTACCTGAATGCCCAGATTGCCGCCGGCGCCCAGTCGGTGATGGTATTTGATACCTGGGGAGGAGTGTTGTCGCCGCGCGATTATAAAGACTTCTCACTGCAATATATGGCGAAGATTGTTGACGGCCTGACCCGTTTCAACGATGGCCGCCAGGTGCCGGTTACCCTGTTTACCAAAAATGGCGGTATGTGGCTGGAAGATATTGCCGCCACCGGTTGCGATGCGGTAGGTTTGGACTGGACCATAGATATTGAAAACGCCAAAGCCCGTGTCGGCGATAAGGTATCACTGCAGGGCAATATGGACCCGTCTATGTTATATGCCCCGAAAGAGCGCATTGAACAGGAAGTGGCGAAAATTCTCGCCGGTTTCGGCGAAGGCGGTACCGGCCATGTCTTTAACCTGGGCCATGGTATCCATCCGGATGTTAACCCGGATCATGCCGGACACTTTATCGATGCGGTACATAAGCTGAGTAAGCCTTACCATAAGTAA
- the sthA gene encoding Si-specific NAD(P)(+) transhydrogenase, which yields MAKKNVSPRKKKPVNYTYDAIIIGTGPGGEGAAMNLAKQKKKVAVIERYKDVGGGCTHWGTIPSKALRQTVSRLIEYNANPLFSGTEKAKHFTFPDILSHADAVIRKQVRLRSGFYDRNRVEHYCGEASFIDPHTIQILRNDGSVEQITAEKILIATGSRPYHPEDIDFSHPRVYDSDSILSLTHDPRHIIIYGAGVIGSEYASIFRGLGVKVDLINTRDRLLSFLDDEMSDSLSYHLWNNGVVIRHGEQIERVEAKNDAVVVHLESGKKMRADCLLFANGRTGNTADLNLAAAGLEADGRGQLAVSNTYQTQVENIYAVGDVIGYPSLASAAFDQGRIAACAMTDDCSNAKLITDIPTGIYTIPEISSVGKTEQELTEAKIPYEVGRAQFKHLARAQIANSLVGSLKILFHRESKEILGIHCFGENAAEIIHIGQAIMQQENGGNTIEYFVETTFNYPTMAEAFRVAALNGLNRLF from the coding sequence TTGGCTAAAAAAAACGTCTCTCCCCGGAAAAAGAAACCCGTCAATTACACATACGACGCTATCATCATAGGCACAGGCCCGGGTGGTGAAGGCGCGGCCATGAACCTGGCAAAGCAAAAGAAAAAAGTCGCGGTTATTGAAAGGTACAAAGATGTCGGCGGCGGCTGTACCCATTGGGGCACCATCCCGTCCAAGGCATTAAGACAAACCGTCAGCCGTTTGATTGAGTACAATGCCAACCCGCTGTTTAGCGGCACAGAGAAGGCCAAACATTTCACTTTCCCGGATATCCTAAGCCATGCCGATGCCGTGATCCGCAAACAGGTAAGGTTACGCAGCGGCTTTTACGACCGAAACCGGGTCGAGCATTACTGCGGCGAGGCTTCCTTTATCGATCCACATACCATACAGATTTTGCGCAATGACGGCTCGGTGGAGCAAATCACCGCAGAGAAAATCCTTATCGCCACCGGCTCACGTCCCTATCATCCGGAAGATATCGACTTCAGCCATCCCAGGGTTTACGACTCCGATAGTATCCTGAGCCTGACCCATGACCCGCGCCATATCATTATTTACGGCGCCGGTGTTATCGGCTCCGAATATGCCTCTATTTTCCGCGGCCTGGGGGTCAAGGTAGATTTGATCAACACCCGGGATCGCCTGCTGTCTTTCCTGGATGATGAAATGTCGGACTCCCTCAGCTATCACCTGTGGAATAACGGCGTAGTGATCCGCCACGGCGAACAAATCGAACGGGTGGAAGCCAAAAACGATGCCGTTGTCGTACACCTGGAGTCCGGGAAAAAAATGCGTGCCGACTGCCTGTTGTTTGCCAACGGCCGCACCGGCAATACCGCAGATTTAAACCTGGCCGCCGCCGGTCTCGAAGCCGATGGCCGCGGCCAGCTGGCTGTCAGCAACACCTACCAAACCCAGGTAGAGAATATTTATGCCGTCGGCGATGTTATCGGCTACCCCAGCCTGGCCAGTGCCGCCTTCGACCAGGGACGGATTGCCGCCTGCGCCATGACCGACGACTGCAGCAATGCCAAACTGATCACCGACATCCCCACCGGCATCTACACTATCCCGGAAATCAGCTCGGTAGGAAAAACCGAACAGGAACTTACCGAGGCAAAAATCCCCTATGAAGTGGGACGGGCCCAGTTTAAACACCTGGCCCGGGCACAAATCGCCAACTCCCTGGTGGGCTCATTGAAAATTCTTTTCCACCGGGAAAGCAAAGAGATCCTGGGCATACACTGTTTTGGGGAGAATGCCGCGGAAATCATCCATATCGGCCAGGCGATCATGCAGCAGGAAAACGGCGGCAATACCATAGAATATTTTGTCGAAACTACCTTTAACTACCCCACCATGGCGGAAGCCTTCCGGGTAGCGGCGTTAAACGGCTTAAACCGCTTGTTTTAA
- a CDS encoding acyl-CoA desaturase: MKKPPIIWLNVTVFLVTFLFAAIAVPYRAFTHGFDGAESTMAVLCFIYCGMSITAGYHRLWSHKAYQAHWSLRFLFALGGAFALQNSILHWSSDHRIHHKHVDKNDVDPYSAKMGFWYSHIGWMLREYQAHRYANYDNVRDLQKDPIVMWQHKHYLLLTIAMNFGVPLLFGLWHGDVISSLLLVGVLRLVLSHHTTFFINSLAHIWGKQTYTDKNTARDNGILAFFTFGEGYHNYHHIFENDYRNGIRWWQFDPTKWLIKSCEWLKLTSKLRTSPEDKVEKARLAMTLKRSQLKLRSHPEAELMLERLQQEYDALLVKLNEFYAARKQLLAEKRDQLLADVEKSELVKQYKELKLHLAEQQRSWHLLTAKLA; this comes from the coding sequence ATGAAAAAACCACCCATTATCTGGCTAAACGTTACCGTTTTTTTGGTAACGTTTTTATTTGCCGCCATAGCCGTGCCATACCGGGCATTTACCCATGGCTTTGACGGCGCTGAAAGCACCATGGCTGTGCTGTGTTTCATCTATTGCGGCATGTCCATTACCGCCGGATATCACAGGTTATGGTCCCATAAAGCCTACCAGGCACACTGGAGCCTGAGGTTTTTATTTGCCTTGGGCGGCGCCTTTGCCCTACAAAACAGCATCTTGCACTGGTCTTCCGATCACCGCATTCACCACAAGCATGTCGATAAAAACGATGTCGACCCCTATTCCGCCAAAATGGGTTTCTGGTATTCGCACATCGGCTGGATGTTAAGGGAGTACCAGGCGCACAGGTATGCCAATTATGACAATGTCCGCGATCTGCAAAAAGATCCCATCGTCATGTGGCAGCACAAACATTACCTGTTATTGACCATTGCCATGAATTTCGGCGTACCCTTGTTGTTCGGTTTATGGCACGGCGATGTAATCAGCAGCTTATTGCTGGTAGGTGTCCTGCGCCTGGTGCTGAGCCACCACACCACTTTCTTTATCAACTCACTGGCCCATATCTGGGGCAAGCAAACCTATACCGATAAGAATACCGCCCGCGACAATGGCATTCTGGCTTTCTTCACCTTCGGCGAAGGCTACCACAACTACCACCATATTTTTGAAAACGACTATCGCAACGGTATCCGCTGGTGGCAGTTCGACCCCACCAAATGGTTGATCAAAAGCTGTGAATGGCTCAAACTGACCTCTAAGCTCAGAACCAGCCCGGAAGACAAAGTGGAAAAAGCCCGTCTGGCCATGACCCTGAAACGCAGCCAGTTAAAACTGAGAAGCCACCCGGAAGCCGAATTGATGCTGGAACGCCTGCAGCAGGAATATGACGCCCTGCTGGTTAAACTCAATGAGTTCTATGCCGCCCGCAAACAACTGCTGGCAGAAAAACGCGATCAATTGCTGGCAGATGTCGAAAAGTCAGAGCTGGTAAAACAGTATAAAGAGCTGAAGTTACATCTGGCAGAGCAACAGCGCAGCTGGCACCTGCTTACGGCAAAACTTGCCTGA
- the fabR gene encoding HTH-type transcriptional repressor FabR: MAGIRAQQKEKTRRQLIDAALGQLSAERSFSSLSLREVAKEAGLAPTSFYRHFSDMNELGLTLVDEAGLTLRQLMRQARQRIEKGGSVVQISVLTFMEFIENNANIFRLLLRERSGTSAEFRAAVSREIRYFTMELCDYLEQANNLDSEVAYIHANAAVTIVFSAGSDALDLDKKERELLAERTILQLRFIARGAAEFSRRELGNKS, encoded by the coding sequence ATGGCTGGGATTCGAGCACAGCAAAAAGAAAAAACACGTCGCCAGTTGATTGATGCAGCACTGGGGCAGCTTAGTGCCGAGCGGAGTTTTTCCAGTTTAAGCTTGCGTGAGGTCGCCAAGGAAGCCGGTTTGGCCCCCACTTCTTTCTATCGCCACTTTTCCGATATGAATGAACTGGGTCTGACCCTGGTTGATGAGGCCGGCCTTACCCTACGCCAGTTGATGCGGCAGGCACGCCAGCGCATCGAAAAGGGAGGCTCGGTAGTGCAGATATCTGTGCTGACCTTTATGGAATTTATTGAAAACAATGCCAATATTTTCCGCCTGTTACTAAGGGAGCGCTCCGGTACTTCGGCAGAATTTCGGGCGGCGGTCAGCCGGGAGATCCGCTATTTCACTATGGAGTTATGCGATTATTTAGAGCAGGCCAATAACCTGGATTCGGAAGTGGCCTATATACATGCCAATGCTGCCGTGACTATCGTATTCAGTGCCGGTTCGGATGCCTTGGATCTTGATAAGAAAGAGCGGGAATTACTGGCGGAGCGCACTATTTTACAGCTGAGGTTTATTGCGCGCGGGGCCGCTGAGTTCAGCCGCCGGGAACTTGGCAATAAAAGTTAA
- the trmA gene encoding tRNA (uridine(54)-C5)-methyltransferase TrmA, translating into MFSFIHPDNYDQQLTQKQQEIAELFSAFDLPDFDIYESERLNYRQRAEFRVWHDGDALDYIMFNSETKQKYRVEYFPVASELINTAMKALLDEIKDNQVLRQKLFQVDFLSTLSGELLISLLYHKQLDQAWQDAAQVLKQTLSAIAPVDIIGRAKKQKIVLDKDYITEVLTVQGKTYQYQQVENSFTQPNGKVNEKMLAWAQQASAGLGGDLIELYCGNGNFSIALAQNFDRVLGTEISKTSVKSAQVNIALNKVDNIDIVRMSSEEFSQAMNGERQFRRLEGFDLTQYKYETVLVDPPRAGLDPDSVELVSRFERIIYISCNPETLKDNLAVLTKTHNIEKFALFDQFPYTHHVETGVVLTRK; encoded by the coding sequence ATGTTCAGTTTTATTCATCCCGATAATTACGATCAGCAACTAACTCAAAAGCAGCAAGAGATTGCAGAGTTATTTTCAGCATTTGATTTACCTGATTTCGATATTTATGAATCTGAAAGATTGAACTATCGTCAAAGAGCTGAATTTCGTGTTTGGCATGATGGTGATGCGCTTGATTACATCATGTTTAACAGCGAAACCAAGCAAAAGTATCGCGTCGAATACTTTCCCGTTGCCAGCGAACTGATCAATACCGCCATGAAGGCCTTGCTCGACGAGATCAAAGACAACCAGGTGTTGAGGCAGAAATTATTCCAGGTAGACTTCCTGTCCACCCTCAGCGGTGAATTATTGATCAGCCTGCTTTACCACAAGCAGCTGGATCAAGCCTGGCAGGATGCCGCCCAAGTGTTGAAGCAAACTTTGTCGGCTATCGCGCCGGTGGATATTATTGGCCGGGCAAAAAAACAAAAAATAGTCCTGGATAAAGACTATATCACTGAAGTCTTAACCGTACAGGGCAAAACCTACCAATACCAGCAAGTTGAGAACAGCTTTACCCAGCCTAACGGCAAGGTAAACGAGAAAATGCTTGCCTGGGCGCAACAGGCCAGCGCGGGCTTGGGCGGTGACCTAATCGAACTTTACTGCGGTAACGGTAATTTCAGCATCGCCCTGGCGCAAAATTTCGACCGGGTGCTGGGCACGGAAATCTCTAAGACCTCGGTCAAGTCGGCCCAGGTCAATATCGCCCTTAATAAAGTAGATAATATTGATATCGTACGTATGTCCAGTGAAGAATTCAGCCAGGCAATGAATGGCGAGCGCCAGTTCCGGCGCCTGGAAGGCTTCGATCTGACCCAGTACAAATACGAAACCGTGCTGGTTGATCCGCCGCGCGCCGGTCTTGACCCCGACAGTGTCGAATTGGTAAGCCGCTTTGAACGAATTATCTATATTTCCTGTAATCCGGAAACACTCAAAGATAACTTAGCGGTATTAACTAAAACCCATAATATCGAAAAGTTTGCCTTATTTGATCAGTTTCCCTACACCCACCATGTAGAAACCGGTGTGGTGCTTACCCGTAAATAA
- a CDS encoding RNA recognition motif domain-containing protein, with protein sequence MKSPQVLTVIIVAVVFALIGYFIAGPIGVDPATVAVSVFIGALLAPFISKKEVESSKGDEVKTLYVGNLPYRANEASVRSLFSEYGNVHSVRLMKDKHTGKRRGFGFVEMNERDSEAAISALNDTEFQQRTLKVREAKERPERTDEAI encoded by the coding sequence ATGAAGTCTCCCCAAGTATTAACCGTTATCATAGTGGCAGTTGTTTTTGCCCTGATCGGTTATTTTATCGCAGGACCTATAGGTGTTGATCCTGCAACTGTTGCTGTCAGTGTCTTTATCGGTGCTCTGCTTGCACCATTTATCAGCAAAAAGGAAGTGGAAAGTTCAAAAGGCGACGAAGTGAAAACATTATATGTTGGTAACTTGCCTTATCGCGCTAACGAAGCATCTGTTAGAAGTTTATTTTCCGAATATGGTAATGTGCACTCAGTTCGTTTGATGAAAGACAAGCATACCGGTAAACGCCGCGGTTTTGGTTTTGTAGAAATGAACGAGCGCGATTCTGAAGCAGCAATTTCAGCATTAAATGATACGGAATTTCAGCAACGCACATTGAAAGTACGTGAAGCCAAAGAGCGGCCAGAGCGTACGGATGAAGCCATCTAA
- the murB gene encoding UDP-N-acetylmuramate dehydrogenase produces the protein MKSASQFQLKQSNSFNVASITPFIYQPASYSDLHELAGVVNQPFYILGEGSNTLFVEDEAPVIIRPDFKGIDIEETGEAYLVRVGAAENWHQLVTFCIEQGIYGLENLALIPGSVGAAPIQNIGAYGVEFADYCHEVEWFEFNSQSVKKLSRAECKFGYRDSIFKRELYNQGLIISVSFMFPKAWQAKLSYHGLDSLPEKVSAMEVMEQVIAIRESKLPDPDVLPNAGSFFKNPVIAEDQYQILKQKYPDMPFYPQDNKSVKLAAGWLIEHAGLKGFCRNGAGVHDKQALVLVNKLAASGKDISALAKYVQTRVLEKFGIELLPEVRIIAAKGEVELEGVEQ, from the coding sequence ATGAAATCAGCATCCCAATTCCAGTTAAAGCAAAGTAATAGCTTTAATGTTGCATCAATAACTCCTTTTATTTATCAACCCGCCAGCTATTCAGATCTGCATGAATTGGCCGGGGTTGTTAACCAGCCTTTTTATATCCTGGGGGAAGGGAGCAATACCTTATTTGTTGAAGATGAAGCACCGGTGATTATTCGCCCCGATTTTAAGGGAATTGATATTGAAGAAACGGGTGAAGCCTATCTTGTTCGGGTTGGGGCAGCAGAGAACTGGCACCAGCTTGTGACGTTTTGTATCGAACAGGGGATTTATGGTTTGGAAAACCTGGCGTTAATTCCTGGCAGTGTTGGCGCCGCGCCGATCCAAAACATTGGGGCATATGGGGTGGAGTTTGCTGATTATTGCCATGAGGTGGAATGGTTTGAGTTCAACTCACAATCGGTTAAGAAATTATCCAGAGCAGAATGTAAGTTTGGTTATCGGGACAGCATCTTTAAAAGAGAGCTTTATAACCAGGGCTTGATTATTTCTGTTAGTTTTATGTTCCCTAAAGCTTGGCAGGCAAAGTTAAGTTATCACGGCCTGGATTCTTTGCCTGAAAAGGTTAGTGCAATGGAGGTCATGGAGCAAGTGATCGCTATCCGGGAGTCTAAGTTACCGGATCCGGACGTTTTACCTAATGCGGGCAGCTTTTTTAAGAACCCGGTAATAGCTGAGGATCAGTATCAGATACTCAAGCAGAAGTATCCAGATATGCCCTTTTATCCTCAAGATAACAAATCAGTGAAGCTGGCTGCCGGCTGGCTTATAGAACATGCGGGTTTAAAAGGCTTTTGCCGAAATGGCGCCGGAGTTCATGATAAGCAGGCTTTGGTATTAGTGAATAAACTGGCTGCTTCAGGTAAAGATATCTCGGCATTGGCGAAATATGTGCAAACTCGCGTGTTAGAGAAGTTCGGCATTGAATTACTGCCTGAGGTGAGGATTATAGCTGCCAAAGGAGAAGTCGAATTAGAAGGGGTTGAGCAATAA
- the birA gene encoding bifunctional biotin--[acetyl-CoA-carboxylase] ligase/biotin operon repressor BirA codes for MAKSLREHLIRQLANGEFVSGEVLGQQFGVSRAAVSKHINALAEMGLDIFRVSGKGYKLARPLDLLNSDRIREVLTANSLTNTVEVHNLIDSTNSYLLRRLPNNLKQGQVCIAEHQSAGRGRRGRQWISPFGSHIYLSMYWQLEQGMSAAMGLSLVTALAVSDAIKELFGIQVQLKWPNDIYLSGVKLAGILIDLEGQALGPCHSVIGIGLNLAMPEQSAAQVDQPWTDLKSHTQAALDRNMLCAAIIKCLTGRLEQHKAYGLAPMLDEWLQQDFYLDKPVKLLTGEKVTSGICRGINNQGALLLETGGQVKAVYGGEVSLRADDDRIS; via the coding sequence ATGGCTAAGTCCTTAAGAGAACATTTGATCCGACAACTGGCTAACGGCGAATTTGTTTCCGGGGAAGTTTTGGGGCAACAATTTGGTGTCAGCCGGGCCGCTGTTTCGAAACACATTAATGCCCTGGCTGAAATGGGCCTGGATATTTTCCGGGTGAGTGGTAAAGGGTATAAACTGGCACGCCCTCTGGATTTACTAAATAGCGACAGGATCAGGGAGGTGCTCACAGCCAATAGCCTGACAAACACCGTTGAAGTACATAACCTGATAGATTCCACCAACAGTTATTTGTTACGCCGCTTACCCAACAACCTTAAACAGGGCCAGGTTTGTATCGCAGAACATCAGAGTGCCGGCCGTGGACGCAGGGGCAGGCAGTGGATTTCTCCCTTTGGCTCTCATATCTATCTGTCTATGTACTGGCAGCTTGAGCAGGGCATGTCGGCGGCTATGGGCTTAAGTCTGGTAACCGCCCTGGCAGTGAGTGATGCTATTAAGGAGTTATTTGGTATCCAGGTGCAATTGAAATGGCCAAATGATATTTATCTGTCCGGGGTGAAGTTAGCGGGGATTTTAATTGATCTTGAGGGACAGGCATTGGGGCCTTGTCATAGCGTTATCGGTATCGGGCTTAATTTAGCTATGCCGGAACAAAGTGCGGCACAGGTTGATCAGCCCTGGACGGATTTAAAATCTCATACACAGGCAGCATTAGATAGGAACATGTTGTGCGCCGCTATCATTAAATGCCTTACCGGGCGTCTTGAGCAACATAAGGCGTATGGTTTAGCTCCTATGCTGGACGAGTGGCTACAACAGGACTTTTACCTGGATAAGCCGGTTAAATTGCTTACCGGAGAAAAAGTCACATCAGGCATATGTCGGGGCATCAACAACCAGGGGGCGCTATTACTGGAAACCGGTGGCCAGGTAAAGGCCGTTTACGGCGGGGAAGTAAGTTTAAGGGCGGATGATGATCGCATTAGTTGA
- a CDS encoding type III pantothenate kinase — translation MIALVDIGNTRTKYVYQTGQELSEIHAVANEQVTSDWLDRHFSSASQLIVSNVSQNVLSELLTAWANERQVYCHIVRTEKKRFGISCAYRQPEKLGVDRWLAMVGAYKLYPGKSMLIVDAGTATTVDLLAASGEHLGGWIIPGIDTMFNSILQQTANVEANKGENVSIAFGRDTSENVNNACWAATLGAIEIAIRQAKALVSELDMVLMTGGNEKALTNLLAEAVTPVKNLVFVGLQAYIAD, via the coding sequence ATGATCGCATTAGTTGATATTGGCAATACCCGGACTAAATACGTTTACCAAACAGGGCAAGAGTTGTCAGAGATTCATGCGGTGGCTAACGAGCAGGTGACATCAGACTGGCTTGACCGGCATTTTAGCAGTGCCAGCCAGCTTATCGTCTCGAATGTCAGCCAGAATGTTTTATCTGAGTTACTGACGGCCTGGGCGAATGAGCGCCAGGTTTATTGCCATATAGTGCGCACCGAGAAAAAACGTTTTGGAATTAGCTGCGCCTATCGTCAGCCGGAAAAACTGGGTGTAGATCGCTGGTTGGCTATGGTGGGGGCTTATAAGCTGTATCCCGGGAAAAGTATGCTGATTGTCGATGCCGGTACTGCGACGACCGTTGATTTGCTTGCGGCTTCAGGAGAGCATCTTGGCGGCTGGATAATTCCGGGAATAGACACCATGTTTAACAGCATTTTGCAGCAAACGGCAAATGTAGAAGCTAACAAGGGTGAAAATGTCAGTATTGCTTTTGGCCGGGATACCAGTGAAAACGTGAATAATGCTTGTTGGGCGGCTACCCTTGGTGCGATAGAGATCGCTATCAGGCAGGCAAAAGCGTTAGTTTCTGAGCTGGATATGGTTTTAATGACCGGCGGCAATGAAAAAGCACTGACAAATTTATTAGCTGAAGCCGTTACACCGGTAAAAAATCTGGTTTTTGTTGGCTTGCAAGCCTATATTGCTGATTAA
- the tuf gene encoding elongation factor Tu — protein MAKEKFERSKPHVNVGTIGHVDHGKTTLTAAISAVLTKTHGGEVKDFAQIDNAPEERERGITINTSHIEYDTETRHYAHVDCPGHADYIKNMITGAAQMDGAILVVAATDGPMPQTREHILLSRQVGVPFIIVFMNKCDMVDDEELLELVEMEVRELLSEYEFPGDDLPVIQGSALGALNGEAKWEEKVIELADALDSYIPEPERAIDGAFIMPIEDVFSISGRGTVVTGRVERGIIKVGDAVEIVGIRETQASTCTGVEMFRKLLDEGRAGENCGILLRGLKREDVERGQVLAEPGSITPHTKFESEVYVLSKDEGGRHTPFFKGYRPQFYFRTTDITGAVELPEGVEMVMPGDNLKFVVELINPVAMDEGLRFAIREGGRTVGAGVVSKIID, from the coding sequence ATGGCTAAAGAAAAATTCGAACGTTCGAAACCGCACGTAAACGTTGGTACTATCGGACACGTTGACCACGGTAAAACTACTTTAACAGCTGCTATCTCTGCTGTATTAACTAAAACTCACGGTGGTGAAGTTAAAGATTTCGCACAAATCGATAACGCACCAGAAGAGCGTGAGCGTGGTATTACCATCAACACTTCTCACATCGAATACGACACAGAGACTCGTCACTACGCACACGTAGACTGTCCTGGTCACGCCGACTACATCAAAAACATGATCACTGGTGCTGCTCAAATGGACGGCGCGATCTTAGTAGTTGCTGCAACTGACGGTCCTATGCCACAAACTCGTGAGCACATCCTGTTATCTCGTCAGGTTGGCGTACCTTTTATCATCGTATTCATGAACAAATGTGACATGGTTGACGATGAAGAGCTTCTTGAGCTGGTAGAAATGGAAGTTCGTGAACTTCTGAGCGAATACGAATTCCCAGGTGATGACCTGCCGGTAATCCAAGGTTCTGCTTTAGGTGCCCTGAACGGCGAAGCCAAGTGGGAAGAAAAAGTAATCGAACTTGCTGACGCTTTAGACAGTTACATCCCAGAGCCAGAGCGTGCTATCGACGGTGCATTCATCATGCCTATCGAAGACGTTTTCTCAATCTCAGGTCGTGGTACTGTTGTAACCGGTCGTGTTGAGCGTGGTATCATCAAAGTAGGTGATGCAGTAGAAATCGTTGGTATCCGTGAAACTCAAGCCTCTACTTGTACAGGTGTTGAGATGTTCCGTAAGCTTCTTGACGAAGGTCGTGCCGGTGAGAACTGTGGTATCCTTCTTCGTGGTCTTAAGCGTGAAGACGTTGAGCGTGGTCAAGTACTGGCTGAGCCTGGTTCAATCACTCCTCACACTAAGTTCGAATCAGAAGTATACGTACTGAGCAAAGATGAAGGTGGTCGTCACACGCCATTCTTCAAAGGTTACCGTCCACAGTTCTACTTCCGTACAACTGACATCACTGGTGCTGTAGAGCTTCCAGAAGGTGTAGAAATGGTAATGCCTGGCGACAACCTGAAGTTTGTTGTTGAGCTGATCAACCCAGTAGCGATGGACGAAGGTTTACGCTTCGCTATCCGTGAAGGTGGTCGTACAGTAGGTGCTGGTGTTGTATCTAAGATCATCGACTAA
- the secE gene encoding preprotein translocase subunit SecE — MNASTENQPSGSLDSLKWGVVFLLLAGAVWGNYHFGEASVLIRAVAVVVAIAVAGLVALQTEKGRTALAFAKESRTEIRKVVWPTRQEAIQTTGIVLVATLFMSLLLWGLDSILFWLVGFITGIQV, encoded by the coding sequence ATGAATGCAAGTACAGAAAACCAACCGAGTGGTTCTCTCGACTCGCTTAAGTGGGGAGTAGTTTTTCTCCTTTTAGCGGGTGCCGTGTGGGGTAACTATCACTTTGGAGAAGCGTCAGTATTAATTCGTGCCGTTGCGGTTGTCGTTGCAATAGCCGTTGCCGGCTTGGTTGCGCTGCAAACAGAAAAGGGCCGTACTGCATTAGCCTTTGCGAAAGAATCCAGAACTGAGATTCGCAAAGTCGTCTGGCCAACCCGTCAGGAAGCTATCCAAACCACAGGTATCGTATTAGTAGCGACATTATTTATGTCCCTGCTGCTTTGGGGCCTGGATTCTATTCTTTTCTGGTTAGTCGGTTTTATTACCGGTATACAGGTATAA